In Glycine max cultivar Williams 82 chromosome 4, Glycine_max_v4.0, whole genome shotgun sequence, the genomic stretch GCAGGATTCAGAGAAACAGGTTTTAAAACAAGGTTCATTCCAAAGGTTATGCCTCTCGGATATAAGCATTCCTAGCTCCCCTCAGGCCATTGAAGATCTTTCCATTTCCATTTCCCTGGTTGGCCCAAAGTTGTACACATTCCCACTAGATGAGCTGAGGGAAGCAACACACAATTTCTCATGGAATAATTTTCTCGGTGAAGGCGGGTTTGGACCCGTGTACAAGGGTTTCGTTGATGACAAACTTAGACTTGGTTTGAAGGCTCAGCCTGTGGCTGTGAAACAACTGGACTTGGATGGCTTGCAAGGTCACAGGGAGTGGCtggttagtgttttttttttttttttcacctcaTCATTCTAGTATTAGtcacaaatcaatttaaaagtattattcCTATGAATAAAATCTAGTTATTGAAACAAGGTTCAATAATATCTGATACTAGCTTGgcacatattttcttttataggcAGAAATTATATTTCTTGGACAGCTGAGACATCCGCATCTTGTTAAGTTAATTGGGTACTGCTGTGAGGATGAGGACAGGCTTCTGGTGTATGAATACATGGCAAGAGGCAGCTTGGAGAATCAACTGCACAGAAGTATATTGCTTTTATTTATTCCActcttttttatgctttttctttacttttcccCCTCAAGGAAGGAGTGAATAGGCATGGCAATAAAATCCGTACCCGTGGGGATCTGCCCAAACCCGTCCTAATTTTGACAAGGAATACCTGAGTTGACCGGGTACGGATTCAGGTTCAGGGATTATCCGACTTTTTTAATCGGGGTCGGGATCAGGGATGGGGATGTCATTACCTGTCACATACGCATTCTCGTATCcatgatgaaattattaaaatcttattaattacttattaatttttttataatttaagattttttttttgatgatttttgtagacaaatgttttacaaatataaatagttaaaaataaatgtgtaataattaattttttttaaatcagattttcaatataattttaaaaaaaaaaaaaaaattacaaatctaAACAGCAGACGACCGGATACCAGGCACGGAAATGGGTAACAAACTTGTAGGATATCGAGGACAGGGTTGTTGGGGGCTGGGGAGGCAATAGGTGCCCGCCTAACTCCGTTGCCATGTCTAAGTGAATTGGAGTAAAAAGTCACAGCGTCATTTTCTTTGTGTCTGTTTGTGATTATATCAATAGTACTAGTAACTCAGTCCAATCAAATTTCCACATCTAGCTCTCGATGATCAAATAATTTGGTTATTCTGTTCTTTTATTATCAAGCACATCTAATTAATTCAGTTCTACTTGTTTTATATGGATTTTTATGAGAAATCAATGATAGTTGAAGATGTATATTGCGAAGAATATCTCACATAAATATTTGGAAATTAAATTCTTGCCAATAGCATGAAATACAAACTAAGCCTCAAGTTTTGTTCTAATACAAGCAGGATACTCTGCTGCCTTACCATGGTCAACAAGGATGAAGATTGCATTGGGTGCAGCCAGGGGTCTGGCCTTCCTTCATGAAGCAGATAAACCTGTAATATACAGAGatttcaaaacttcaaatatcCTACTAGACTCGGTATGCTCAACTTCTGTTCTGAGGATGATGATGTATATGGCCTACATCATCTTCCCATATGgaataaagaaattaagtttaccatatatgatatatgattatttattttattttagagtttaattttaatatactggttaactaattagaaataatctcatatatgacttttaaaataataattataaaaataaacaatttttaattatgtgataATTCATGATTGAAagacaatataaaaaaacatttacatggTTAGTGTATATcaattaaattctttgttttgtCTTTCCAAATCCAGGATTACATAGCTAAACTATCAGACCTTGGGCTAGCAAAGGATGGTCCTGAAGGGGAAGACACACATGTAACAACAACATGCATAATGGGAACCCGAGGCTATGCTGCTCCTGAGTACATCATGTCAGGTATAGACAATATGTCATTAACTATGTTTCTTGTTGTCCCTTAATTAATTTCTGAGGTTCAAAGATCTTCAGAACTCaatgattttgtttcttttctggcAAGTCACATGATTAATTCATTGCCTGATCCCAGGTCACCTTTCCACCAAGAGTGATGTGTATAGCTATGGAGTGGTTTTGTTGGAATTGCTTACAGGAAGAAGGGTAGTGGATATGTGCCGGCCGAATCGAGAACGAAGCCTGGTGGAATGGGCAAGGCCTCTTTTGAGAGATCAAAGAAAGCTGTACCATATAATAGACCCAAGATTGGAAGGGCAGTTTCCTATGAAAGGAGCTTTGAAGGTTGCTGCATTGACTTACAAATGCTTGAGCCACCACCCCAATCCAAGGCCTTCTATGAGTGATGttgtaaaaatattagaatCACTTCAGGACTTGGATGATGTGATCATAGGACCATTTGTATATGTCGCGGGGTGAGTGAAAGTGACCATTGAGAAACTGTCAAAGGGCT encodes the following:
- the LOC100805771 gene encoding serine/threonine-protein kinase RIPK, with protein sequence MSSKKITWKSIVLILSCYKTQCHLQDSEKQVLKQGSFQRLCLSDISIPSSPQAIEDLSISISLVGPKLYTFPLDELREATHNFSWNNFLGEGGFGPVYKGFVDDKLRLGLKAQPVAVKQLDLDGLQGHREWLAEIIFLGQLRHPHLVKLIGYCCEDEDRLLVYEYMARGSLENQLHRRYSAALPWSTRMKIALGAARGLAFLHEADKPVIYRDFKTSNILLDSDYIAKLSDLGLAKDGPEGEDTHVTTTCIMGTRGYAAPEYIMSGHLSTKSDVYSYGVVLLELLTGRRVVDMCRPNRERSLVEWARPLLRDQRKLYHIIDPRLEGQFPMKGALKVAALTYKCLSHHPNPRPSMSDVVKILESLQDLDDVIIGPFVYVAG